A genome region from Heptranchias perlo isolate sHepPer1 chromosome 32, sHepPer1.hap1, whole genome shotgun sequence includes the following:
- the LOC137300810 gene encoding transcription factor HES-3-like, translating into MKNTNKAVERLQPPPTAQACSYRKISKPLMEKKRRARINECLEQLKTLLEEHYSNNIRKRKLEKADILELTVKHLRDLQGSRQGVLMLTQEGVAEFQAGFRSCLNGVSQYLLRSKSTDEHLRLGVLNHLVNAFPVFSGSCFSTADSGRRLEAAPSPRPQPVHIKPAAPLPGELSLSGSAACMKSTDKPNSSALVRNSSPRQVAEITSNQKKTEKISSPEPAKDQRCPPITTQRKCPTNNVLSPDSGPLWRPW; encoded by the exons ATGAAAAATACCAACAAAGCAGTGGAACGATTGCAGCCCCCACCCACGGCACAAGCCTGCAGTTACAGGAAG attTCAAAGCCTTTGATGGAGAAAAAGAGAAGAGCGCGAATCAACGAATGCCTGGAACAGCTGAAAACTCTCCTGGAGGAACATTATTCCAATAat ATCAGGAAACGTAAACTAGAAAAGGCCGATATCTTGGAGTTAACAGTGAAACACCTGAGGGACTTGCAAGGTTCTCGGCAAG GAGTTCTGATGCTGACTCAGGAAGGGGTGGCTGAATTCCAAGCTGGATTCAGAAGCTGTTTGAACGGGGTCAGCCAGTATCTGCTGCGAAGCAAAAGTACAGACGAACACTTGCGCCTGGGAGTGCTCAATCACTTGGTCAATGCTTTCCCCGTGTTCTCCGGCTCCTGTTTCAGCACCGCGGACAGCGGCCGCCGACTAGAAGCTGCCCCGTCACCACGGCCTCAGCCCGTCCACATCAAGCCGGCGGCACCACTGCCGGGCGAGCTCTCCCTCTCCGGCTCCGCCGCCTGTATGAAAAGCACGGACAAACCCAACTCTTCCGCCTTGGTTAGAAACAGCAGCCCACGACAAGTGGCTGAAATCACATCAAATCAAAAGAAAACGGAGAAGATTTCTAGCCCAGAACCAGCAAAAGACCAGCGGTGTCCACCTATCACTACCCAGAGAAAATGTCCCACCAACAATGTACTTTCCCCTGACTCAGGACCCCTTTGGCGCCCTTGGTAA